One genomic segment of [Phormidium] sp. ETS-05 includes these proteins:
- a CDS encoding Ycf51 family protein has protein sequence MVTNADFLLAAKWMGIATVACFVFTAIAFIFKWGFRFRFVGITSFMGVLTAGLFGLGVSLYTRTAVPGAVRFHLVYDNGGTQTAIAVPPTITESQLEATLRQAAYDLFSPGRLGKGENQLTIRARTIIHPQPDVSQPLYLGQVKRSLGSRDDDNMQIEIYPDKLAKLPEVQG, from the coding sequence ATGGTCACTAACGCCGATTTTCTCTTAGCCGCCAAGTGGATGGGTATCGCCACTGTGGCTTGTTTTGTTTTTACCGCGATCGCCTTTATCTTTAAATGGGGCTTCCGCTTTCGCTTCGTCGGGATTACCAGCTTTATGGGGGTCCTCACCGCCGGTCTGTTTGGCCTCGGTGTCAGTCTCTACACCCGCACCGCCGTCCCCGGGGCGGTTCGTTTCCATCTAGTTTACGATAATGGTGGCACCCAAACCGCGATCGCCGTCCCCCCCACCATCACCGAATCCCAACTAGAAGCCACCCTCCGCCAAGCCGCTTACGATTTATTTTCCCCCGGACGTTTAGGCAAGGGAGAAAATCAACTCACCATTCGCGCTCGCACCATCATTCATCCCCAACCGGACGTTTCCCAACCCCTCTATTTAGGTCAAGTCAAACGCTCCCTCGGCAGTCGCGATGATGATAACATGCAAATCGAAATCTATCCCGATAAATTAGCCAAATTACCAGAAGTTCAGGGATAA
- the sufU gene encoding Fe-S cluster assembly sulfur transfer protein SufU — protein MRSINFTIYCVMSVGNLRDLYQQVILERYKAPRYRGQTNPVHRHQRGHNPSCGDTIELTLKLNDAGDTIAEVKFEGEGCAISMASADLMAEALQGQTIADALAMVERFQQMMKGEAEFPKEQRKLNVMQGVAQFPVRIKCANLCWHALRAALESTGNASTTDLVSTEAES, from the coding sequence TTGAGATCAATTAACTTCACCATCTATTGTGTCATGTCAGTAGGTAATCTGCGGGACTTGTACCAGCAAGTGATTCTGGAGCGCTACAAAGCACCCCGGTATCGCGGCCAAACTAATCCGGTCCATCGGCACCAGCGGGGCCATAATCCTTCTTGTGGGGATACGATCGAGCTAACCCTGAAGCTGAACGATGCGGGGGATACGATCGCCGAGGTCAAATTTGAAGGCGAAGGCTGCGCCATCTCGATGGCTTCAGCGGACCTCATGGCAGAAGCGCTCCAGGGTCAAACGATCGCCGACGCCTTAGCAATGGTGGAGCGTTTCCAGCAGATGATGAAAGGTGAAGCCGAATTTCCCAAAGAACAGCGCAAGTTAAACGTTATGCAGGGGGTGGCTCAATTCCCCGTCCGCATCAAATGCGCTAATCTCTGCTGGCATGCGCTGCGAGCGGCCCTAGAATCTACTGGTAACGCCTCCACCACCGATTTAGTCAGTACCGAGGCAGAATCTTAA
- a CDS encoding PAS domain S-box protein, translating to MTKNQQLITMAIDIYEAVPMPISLIDVSGELFLFASCNRAAEAFWGIKALDGEGKTLEELLQPEAAAIWRQHCQDCLQNGFSSLEQCRLIDGEEQWWRTVLQPLPIQERKISRIIATSNNITAEYRLRQELETARREVQQAQTELHQFFDLSPDMLTIATPDNYLERVNPAATKILGYSQDELQSMSFIELIHPDDRQFTQDVVAAHIARGEPTVNFENRHRTKDGGEKWLAWSAAPSHSDGKYYCIARDVTEIKKTQATLRQSEAQFRALFEYAAVGMGYVSLEGRFLRVNQCWCDFLGYTREELQSLSFPDITYPDDLQRDWECISQLLSGNVEKYTVEKRYIHKNGEIIWAKLTASLVRSVISGEPEYFIAVVDDITPRKALEKELALRQARFDAFFQNANVGMAIYDNELRYQQINEALAEMNGLSAADHLGKTLEEVIPDLAPVVMPIYLEVMASGQSLVNQELSGFTPKQPGFLRHWIVSYFPLMGESGCIGLGMVVVEITDRKLAEEALRDSEQRYQTLARLSPVGIFQSDAQGNNTYTNERWCEITGFTAAEAIGQDWFKSLHPEDLEMVFNTWQQAVMNKTVFQCEHRLLNRDGDVLWVLTQALPELDENGELVGYVGTITDINDRKRAEQEAQRLLETLKEAQRIAHIGNWEFDAHSLTITWSEEMFRIVGMEPGTTPPSYEEHLEKVHPDDRLFYQRTLERAFTRGTSYDIDLRLLRPDGSVRWVNAKGEAIRNTAGKVVRLVGTAMDITERERSQQALRQSEAQLRSLFTRAQLLNRLAAQIRQSLDLEAILQTAVTAIRNLLQIDLCVFTWYRPHAIPPSWEVYKESKRPDLPSIIGLYPIGEVNPLAQRVLNRELIRVDDAQTEPDPELRQCLLSLGYAAQLGLPFETNSGAIGTLSCIHFTSARPWRDEEVELLTAVQDQLTIAINQAELYQQSRTAAERATAKSQELEQTLRQLQRTQTQLIQAEKMSSLGQMVAGVAHEINNPVSFIYGNITHATEYVEQLLDLIDLYHQHYPQPAPDIEAAIEDIDLEFMREDFFKILDSMKSGANRISTIVKSLRTFSRLDEADMKEADIHECLESTLLLLDHRIQSQNQPIHLIKQYGKIPLYECYPSQLNQVFMNTINNAIDALESIENDDTSREKIIRITTEVIDGQKVAIHIADNGPGISPDVMSRLFDPFFTTKPVGKGTGLGLSISYQIVVERHGGDLRCISAPGEGTEFIIELPLSRPLT from the coding sequence ATGACCAAAAACCAGCAATTAATAACTATGGCAATTGATATTTATGAAGCTGTGCCTATGCCCATATCCCTCATCGATGTGAGCGGGGAATTGTTCCTATTTGCCAGTTGCAACCGAGCAGCGGAGGCATTTTGGGGGATTAAAGCGTTGGATGGTGAAGGCAAGACCCTAGAAGAACTTTTACAACCAGAAGCAGCCGCCATTTGGCGACAGCATTGCCAAGATTGCCTCCAGAATGGGTTCAGCAGCTTAGAACAATGCCGCCTAATTGATGGTGAGGAGCAGTGGTGGCGGACGGTACTGCAACCGCTACCAATCCAAGAAAGAAAAATATCCCGAATTATCGCTACATCAAATAATATTACTGCCGAGTACAGACTCCGCCAAGAACTGGAAACCGCCAGAAGGGAAGTCCAGCAAGCCCAGACAGAATTACACCAGTTTTTCGATTTGAGTCCAGATATGCTGACCATCGCTACTCCTGACAACTATTTAGAGCGGGTCAATCCAGCAGCTACGAAAATACTGGGCTACAGTCAGGATGAATTACAATCCATGTCCTTTATCGAGCTAATTCATCCTGACGATCGCCAATTCACTCAAGATGTAGTAGCAGCTCATATTGCCAGGGGAGAGCCCACGGTGAATTTTGAGAACCGCCACCGCACCAAAGACGGGGGCGAAAAATGGCTGGCTTGGAGCGCCGCCCCTTCTCATTCAGACGGAAAATATTACTGTATTGCGCGGGATGTGACGGAAATCAAAAAGACCCAAGCCACCTTGCGCCAGAGCGAAGCCCAATTTCGGGCTTTATTTGAATATGCAGCCGTGGGGATGGGCTATGTCAGTCTGGAAGGTCGGTTTTTGCGGGTTAACCAATGCTGGTGTGATTTCCTCGGTTATACCCGGGAGGAATTGCAATCTCTGAGCTTTCCCGATATCACTTATCCCGATGACCTACAGCGAGACTGGGAGTGCATTAGTCAATTACTAAGCGGTAACGTAGAAAAATATACAGTGGAAAAGCGCTACATCCACAAAAACGGCGAAATCATCTGGGCCAAACTCACGGCGTCTTTAGTTCGTTCCGTGATATCGGGAGAGCCGGAGTATTTTATCGCCGTAGTTGATGATATCACCCCACGCAAAGCATTGGAAAAAGAACTGGCCTTGCGGCAGGCGCGTTTTGATGCCTTTTTCCAGAACGCTAATGTGGGGATGGCCATTTATGATAACGAGCTTCGCTACCAGCAAATTAATGAAGCCCTGGCGGAAATGAACGGGTTATCCGCAGCAGACCACTTGGGGAAAACATTAGAGGAAGTGATTCCCGATTTGGCGCCGGTTGTAATGCCCATTTATTTGGAGGTTATGGCCTCTGGGCAATCGCTGGTTAACCAGGAATTGAGCGGGTTTACCCCGAAACAGCCGGGATTTTTGCGTCACTGGATTGTGTCCTATTTCCCGCTAATGGGAGAGTCCGGCTGCATCGGTTTGGGGATGGTGGTGGTAGAAATCACCGATCGCAAACTCGCGGAAGAGGCTTTGCGCGACAGCGAGCAGCGTTATCAGACTTTAGCCAGATTATCCCCAGTAGGGATATTCCAATCCGATGCCCAGGGAAATAATACTTATACCAATGAGCGGTGGTGCGAAATCACTGGTTTTACCGCAGCCGAAGCGATCGGCCAGGATTGGTTTAAAAGTCTGCATCCCGAGGATTTAGAGATGGTATTTAACACTTGGCAGCAGGCGGTAATGAATAAGACGGTTTTTCAGTGCGAACACCGGTTGTTAAATCGGGATGGTGATGTGCTGTGGGTACTGACTCAAGCGCTGCCAGAGTTGGACGAAAATGGAGAACTGGTGGGTTATGTAGGGACGATTACGGATATTAACGATCGCAAACGCGCCGAACAAGAAGCCCAACGCCTCCTAGAAACTCTCAAAGAAGCCCAAAGAATTGCTCATATTGGCAACTGGGAATTTGACGCCCACAGCCTGACTATCACTTGGTCGGAAGAAATGTTCCGCATTGTGGGTATGGAACCAGGGACGACTCCCCCCAGTTATGAGGAGCATTTAGAAAAGGTTCACCCAGACGATCGGCTCTTCTACCAGCGCACCTTGGAACGCGCCTTCACTCGCGGGACGAGCTATGATATCGACCTGCGCCTACTACGTCCTGATGGCTCCGTCCGCTGGGTCAACGCCAAAGGAGAAGCCATCCGCAATACCGCAGGTAAAGTAGTGCGGCTGGTGGGGACCGCAATGGACATCACCGAACGAGAGCGATCGCAGCAGGCTTTAAGGCAGTCCGAAGCCCAACTGCGATCGCTCTTCACCCGCGCCCAACTCCTCAACCGACTCGCCGCCCAAATCCGCCAATCCCTAGACCTAGAAGCCATTCTCCAAACCGCCGTCACCGCCATCCGCAACCTCTTGCAAATCGACCTTTGTGTATTCACCTGGTATCGCCCCCACGCCATCCCCCCCAGTTGGGAAGTTTACAAAGAATCCAAACGCCCCGACCTCCCCAGCATCATCGGTCTATATCCCATTGGCGAAGTTAATCCCCTCGCTCAACGGGTATTAAACCGAGAACTGATTCGCGTCGATGATGCCCAAACAGAACCAGACCCAGAACTGCGCCAATGTCTCCTTTCCCTCGGTTACGCCGCCCAATTAGGATTACCCTTTGAAACCAACTCCGGCGCCATTGGCACCCTCTCGTGCATTCACTTTACCAGCGCCCGCCCTTGGCGCGATGAAGAAGTAGAACTACTCACCGCCGTCCAGGACCAATTAACCATCGCCATAAACCAAGCCGAACTCTACCAACAAAGTCGCACCGCCGCCGAGCGGGCTACCGCCAAAAGCCAAGAACTAGAACAAACCTTGCGGCAGCTGCAGCGCACCCAAACCCAGCTCATCCAAGCCGAAAAAATGTCCTCTCTCGGTCAAATGGTGGCGGGAGTCGCCCACGAAATCAACAACCCCGTCAGCTTCATCTACGGCAACATCACCCATGCCACCGAATATGTAGAACAATTGCTCGATTTGATTGATTTATACCATCAACATTATCCCCAACCAGCACCAGACATCGAGGCCGCCATTGAAGATATCGACCTAGAATTTATGCGCGAAGATTTCTTCAAAATTCTAGACTCGATGAAATCAGGCGCCAACCGCATCAGCACAATTGTTAAATCTCTGCGCACCTTCTCCCGGCTCGATGAAGCCGATATGAAAGAAGCAGACATTCACGAATGCCTAGAAAGCACTTTACTTTTATTGGATCATCGCATCCAATCACAAAATCAACCAATTCACTTGATTAAACAATACGGCAAAATCCCATTATATGAATGCTATCCCAGCCAATTAAATCAAGTGTTTATGAACACTATCAATAATGCGATTGACGCCTTAGAATCCATAGAAAATGACGATACCAGCCGAGAAAAAATCATTCGCATTACCACCGAGGTAATAGATGGCCAAAAAGTTGCCATCCATATTGCCGACAACGGACCAGGCATTTCCCCCGATGTCATGTCACGCTTATTTGACCCCTTCTTTACCACCAAACCCGTTGGGAAAGGCACGGGCTTGGGTTTGTCTATCAGCTACCAAATTGTGGTAGAACGACATGGCGGCGATTTGCGCTGCATTTCTGCCCCCGGAGAAGGCACAGAATTTATTATCGAACTTCCCCTATCTCGCCCTTTGACTTAA
- a CDS encoding tetratricopeptide repeat protein, producing MAKILLAQSQIDAAVRAYNKAIEIDPNCDQKAPSAAEFHFALATAFADRKELGSAAASFERVLQLQPNYAEAWANLGVIYRKQDKLEEALAALAKAIALNPNKPLSHFTSGNILADLGRYAEAVLSYQKAIDIQPDLVSAHINLGSVFHQLERWDDAAASFRRAMALAPTDAQSYLNLVNPLGIQGDLKAAIDCMEKALAIEPNLAQPYLPQPTAQPPRTKTHLLSEKVCYSTRELAASRSDIQYIEIYPSREVFLPAPKTISSTIHPKLQISQGTIANAFVTVIPDGIAWGDPGCGVVITPDNHLLADISNGEGKVALFFGLAQMTEPLKLDGTVAFLSLQAGFYYYHWMLEVLPRLELLRCAGFSWESIDLFVVNDIRHRFQIETLKLCGIPPEKIITSQTQPHIQARRLLVPSLPANLPKWLGNYLDGPPQWACEFLRRQFLEDNSSSGAKLPDRLYLNRQKALHRRVVNEDEVIEFLARFGFENIELESLSVREQAMMLAKAKVIVAPHGGGLTNLVFCEPGTKVIEIFSPRYALGCYRTIAHHMNLDYYYLQGSTLEEYLTYTEQKLKTLPSQEVFKDMFVNIDALKNTLALAGVTN from the coding sequence ATGGCCAAAATTTTACTGGCACAGAGCCAGATAGATGCAGCCGTGCGCGCTTATAATAAAGCCATAGAAATAGACCCAAATTGTGACCAAAAAGCCCCATCCGCCGCCGAATTTCACTTTGCCTTGGCTACAGCTTTCGCCGACAGAAAAGAATTAGGATCAGCCGCCGCCAGCTTCGAGCGAGTGCTGCAGCTGCAACCGAACTACGCGGAAGCCTGGGCAAACCTGGGCGTTATCTATCGCAAGCAGGATAAATTAGAGGAGGCATTGGCGGCTTTAGCAAAGGCGATCGCTCTCAACCCCAATAAACCTCTGAGCCATTTCACGTCTGGTAACATTTTAGCCGATTTAGGCAGATACGCCGAAGCCGTGTTATCCTATCAAAAGGCCATAGATATCCAACCAGATTTGGTCAGTGCCCATATCAATCTAGGCAGCGTTTTCCATCAATTAGAAAGGTGGGATGATGCTGCTGCCAGCTTCCGGCGAGCTATGGCATTAGCGCCCACCGATGCCCAATCATACCTCAATTTAGTTAATCCTCTAGGCATCCAAGGGGATTTAAAAGCGGCGATTGATTGCATGGAAAAAGCCTTGGCGATCGAGCCGAACCTTGCCCAACCTTATTTGCCCCAGCCCACAGCACAGCCACCCAGAACAAAAACCCATTTGCTGTCGGAAAAAGTCTGCTACTCTACTCGCGAACTAGCCGCATCCCGTTCAGATATCCAGTATATAGAAATTTATCCCAGCCGGGAAGTTTTCCTGCCTGCTCCCAAAACCATTAGTAGCACAATTCATCCCAAATTGCAAATCTCCCAAGGCACCATTGCTAATGCTTTTGTCACCGTTATCCCCGATGGCATCGCTTGGGGAGACCCTGGTTGTGGCGTTGTCATTACTCCAGATAATCACCTGTTAGCGGATATCTCCAATGGGGAGGGGAAAGTTGCTTTATTCTTCGGCTTGGCGCAAATGACTGAGCCGCTGAAACTTGATGGGACAGTAGCTTTTTTATCTCTGCAAGCGGGCTTTTATTACTATCACTGGATGCTAGAAGTGTTGCCCCGATTGGAATTGCTCCGCTGTGCGGGCTTCTCCTGGGAGTCGATTGATTTATTTGTCGTCAATGATATCAGACATCGATTTCAAATAGAGACGCTGAAACTCTGCGGAATTCCCCCGGAGAAAATCATCACCAGTCAGACTCAACCCCATATCCAAGCTCGACGGTTATTGGTGCCATCTTTGCCCGCGAACCTGCCCAAATGGCTGGGCAATTATCTGGACGGTCCGCCGCAATGGGCTTGCGAGTTTCTGCGGCGGCAATTTCTAGAGGATAACTCTAGCTCTGGGGCAAAGTTGCCCGATCGTCTCTATCTGAACCGCCAAAAAGCCTTACATCGGCGGGTAGTGAATGAGGATGAGGTTATCGAGTTTTTGGCTCGGTTCGGTTTTGAGAATATCGAGTTAGAATCTTTATCGGTGCGGGAACAAGCGATGATGTTAGCAAAGGCTAAAGTTATTGTGGCTCCTCACGGTGGCGGTTTGACTAATCTGGTATTCTGTGAGCCGGGAACGAAGGTGATTGAAATCTTTTCTCCCCGTTATGCTCTGGGTTGTTACCGGACGATCGCCCATCACATGAACCTGGATTATTACTACTTGCAGGGGTCCACCCTAGAAGAATACCTCACCTATACCGAGCAAAAGCTGAAAACTCTACCATCCCAAGAAGTTTTCAAAGATATGTTCGTCAACATAGATGCGCTGAAAAATACCCTTGCATTAGCAGGCGTGACCAATTAG
- a CDS encoding glycosyltransferase family 4 protein translates to MTTDSMKIGFVDFSDWDYHAASPYSIPMGGSQSAMCYLASVLAKLGHEVYLFNNTSTPGNWGGVECVAISATSARLLRSLDALVVLNIAGKGARLRRMLSPQGMLVLWTQQVPTLGTMRPLAEREERSAYDGFVFVSEWQRDRFGEEYQIDMSRSTVLRNAIAPAFQNLFAQTPILPQKTSPPVLAYTSTPFRGLDILIDIFPQIRRAHPGTILKVFSSKKVYMVDEGLDRHTYGALYQKCQQTEGVEYIGSLPQPELARELRQATLLAYANTFQETSCIAVMEAMASGCTVVTSDLAALPETAAGFGRLVSVAGAQEFSDVFNWQFAQRADWQAYKTRFVAATVQLLDEYKNGQMTEQHLRRMVDYTHHHCTWEVRGREWAEWLQGLSLWNQVVSAVKTGNFAQAITACQQAIKINPKRRNHISLWPKFYWHRAR, encoded by the coding sequence ATGACCACAGACAGTATGAAAATAGGATTTGTTGATTTTTCCGATTGGGATTACCATGCGGCGAGCCCCTATTCTATACCGATGGGGGGTTCCCAATCGGCAATGTGTTATTTAGCTTCGGTTTTGGCGAAGTTGGGCCATGAGGTCTATTTGTTTAACAACACCTCGACTCCGGGGAACTGGGGTGGGGTGGAATGTGTGGCAATTTCGGCGACTTCGGCGCGGTTGTTGCGGTCCCTGGATGCTTTGGTGGTGTTGAATATTGCGGGGAAGGGGGCGCGGTTGCGGCGGATGCTGTCGCCGCAAGGGATGTTGGTGTTGTGGACCCAGCAAGTGCCGACACTGGGAACGATGCGACCATTGGCGGAGCGGGAAGAGCGATCGGCATATGATGGGTTTGTGTTTGTCAGCGAGTGGCAGCGCGATCGGTTTGGGGAAGAATACCAAATTGATATGAGTCGCAGTACGGTTCTGCGCAACGCGATCGCCCCCGCCTTCCAAAACCTATTTGCCCAAACCCCCATCCTCCCCCAAAAAACCTCCCCCCCCGTCCTCGCTTACACCAGCACTCCCTTTCGGGGTTTAGACATATTAATCGATATCTTTCCCCAAATTCGCCGCGCCCATCCCGGCACCATTCTCAAAGTATTTTCTAGCAAAAAAGTTTACATGGTAGATGAAGGTTTAGACCGTCACACCTACGGTGCCCTTTATCAAAAATGCCAGCAAACAGAAGGGGTAGAATACATCGGCTCCCTGCCTCAACCCGAACTAGCAAGGGAACTGCGACAAGCTACTTTATTAGCCTATGCCAATACTTTCCAAGAAACCTCCTGCATCGCCGTCATGGAAGCAATGGCTAGCGGTTGCACCGTCGTCACCAGCGATTTAGCCGCTCTGCCAGAAACTGCCGCTGGTTTCGGACGCTTAGTTTCCGTAGCCGGAGCCCAAGAATTTTCCGATGTTTTTAACTGGCAGTTTGCCCAAAGAGCCGACTGGCAAGCATATAAAACCCGCTTTGTGGCAGCGACAGTGCAGCTACTGGATGAATATAAAAACGGCCAGATGACGGAGCAGCATTTGCGGCGAATGGTAGATTATACTCATCACCATTGTACCTGGGAAGTGCGGGGGCGAGAATGGGCGGAATGGTTGCAAGGATTGTCCCTGTGGAATCAGGTAGTATCGGCGGTGAAAACGGGTAATTTTGCCCAAGCTATTACCGCTTGTCAGCAAGCCATCAAAATCAACCCGAAGCGGCGAAACCATATTTCACTATGGCCAAAATTTTACTGGCACAGAGCCAGATAG
- a CDS encoding DUF2993 domain-containing protein, with protein sequence MQRRFPVAEMSFNTDAVAIDYMALLSGKIKLAQPTQAVAQVVLTEEGINRAFQADLVTKKLSSANIPVTFSEVEVQLQPQNQLRIFAKAQWSNGETVPVCLNTTISIEQRRRLQFSHPQFEAEVIPEPLRERAQTASMALVEVLNGMVDLDKFNLDGITMRLNRLETQGKQLLFSGYAQINHFPGQG encoded by the coding sequence ATTCAGCGGCGATTCCCCGTTGCCGAAATGTCCTTTAACACCGACGCCGTGGCGATCGACTACATGGCCCTGCTCAGCGGCAAAATCAAACTCGCCCAACCCACCCAAGCCGTAGCCCAAGTAGTCCTCACCGAAGAAGGCATTAACCGCGCCTTTCAAGCCGACTTAGTAACAAAAAAACTCTCATCCGCCAACATCCCCGTGACATTTTCCGAGGTAGAAGTCCAGTTACAGCCCCAAAACCAGCTCCGCATTTTTGCCAAAGCACAATGGAGCAACGGCGAGACTGTACCAGTTTGCCTCAACACCACCATCAGCATCGAGCAACGCCGTCGCCTCCAGTTTTCTCACCCCCAGTTTGAAGCCGAAGTCATCCCCGAACCATTGCGGGAACGCGCCCAAACCGCCAGCATGGCTTTAGTGGAAGTATTAAACGGGATGGTGGATTTGGACAAGTTCAACCTCGACGGTATCACCATGCGGCTCAACCGCTTGGAAACCCAAGGTAAACAACTCCTATTCAGCGGCTACGCTCAAATCAACCATTTCCCCGGTCAAGGTTAG
- a CDS encoding pseudouridine synthase translates to MTPCPYSYPKAACHLKARLEEFLFPIKVYQYIIFHKPYNVLSQFTDSESASPRPTLKDFVPVSDVYPVGRLDRDSEGLMLLTDDGRVQHRLSSPEFGHSRSYWVQVERIPPESALEELRQGVMIENYRTKKALVKLRSEEPQLPPRDPPVRFRKTVPTCWLEMTLTEGKNRQVRRMTAAVGFPTLRLVRFSIAHLQLEGLAPGEWRHLTPTEQEKLLRL, encoded by the coding sequence ATGACGCCGTGCCCCTACAGTTATCCCAAGGCCGCTTGTCATTTGAAGGCACGGCTGGAGGAGTTTCTTTTCCCAATTAAAGTGTATCAATACATTATTTTTCATAAGCCATACAACGTTCTGAGCCAGTTTACCGACTCCGAGAGCGCCAGTCCCCGTCCCACCCTCAAAGACTTTGTACCGGTTTCCGATGTTTATCCCGTGGGGAGGTTGGACCGGGACAGTGAAGGTTTGATGCTGCTCACCGATGATGGGAGAGTGCAACACCGCTTATCTTCCCCGGAATTTGGCCATAGTCGCAGTTACTGGGTGCAAGTGGAAAGGATACCGCCAGAGTCCGCTCTGGAGGAACTGCGACAGGGAGTGATGATTGAAAACTACCGCACCAAAAAGGCCCTGGTGAAACTGCGATCGGAGGAACCGCAGTTACCACCCAGGGACCCACCGGTGCGGTTTAGAAAAACAGTGCCCACCTGCTGGCTAGAAATGACCTTAACAGAGGGGAAAAACCGACAAGTGCGGCGAATGACGGCGGCGGTAGGTTTTCCCACTTTGCGGTTAGTGCGCTTTTCGATCGCGCATTTGCAGTTAGAGGGGCTCGCTCCTGGGGAGTGGCGTCACCTCACCCCCACAGAACAAGAAAAACTGCTCCGGCTTTAA
- a CDS encoding MTH938/NDUFAF3 family protein, whose amino-acid sequence MKVTVKSPMITHFAWGCIEVDGKQFKDAKCFPGGARSWDWRETGTHHVPGIQPSDVQELINNGAEVVVLSQGFWDRLRICPETLARLEKLNIPTYILQTELAVKLYNELSQTQPTGGLFHSTC is encoded by the coding sequence ATGAAAGTCACAGTTAAATCCCCCATGATTACCCATTTTGCCTGGGGGTGCATCGAAGTTGACGGGAAACAATTTAAAGATGCTAAATGCTTTCCCGGTGGGGCGAGGAGTTGGGACTGGCGAGAGACGGGCACCCACCATGTCCCTGGGATTCAACCCTCCGACGTGCAGGAGTTGATAAATAATGGTGCAGAAGTAGTGGTGTTGTCTCAGGGTTTTTGGGACAGGTTGCGCATCTGTCCCGAAACCTTGGCGAGGTTAGAAAAATTGAATATTCCCACCTATATTCTGCAAACGGAATTGGCAGTAAAGCTGTATAATGAATTGAGCCAAACTCAACCCACGGGCGGTTTGTTTCACTCTACTTGTTAG
- a CDS encoding RsmG family class I SAM-dependent methyltransferase, whose translation MPSLTGRAEEIGRQPQHRATYDLALTRALGPAPTCAQYALPLLKVGGLAVLYRGHWTDADTDNLTDTVTRLGGIVDFIERFSTPLTKGERHCIYLRKVAAERVTESPRLVSTPDRHPHLPD comes from the coding sequence ATGCCGTCACTCACCGGTAGAGCGGAAGAAATTGGCCGCCAACCCCAACATCGCGCCACTTATGACCTCGCTCTCACCAGGGCTTTAGGTCCTGCCCCCACCTGCGCCCAATACGCCTTACCACTACTGAAAGTCGGTGGTTTGGCAGTCCTCTATCGGGGCCACTGGACCGATGCAGACACCGATAACCTCACCGATACCGTCACCAGGTTAGGGGGAATTGTGGATTTTATCGAACGCTTCTCTACCCCCCTCACTAAAGGCGAGCGTCACTGCATCTACCTGCGTAAGGTTGCTGCGGAGCGGGTTACAGAATCTCCCCGCCTCGTCAGTACGCCCGATCGTCATCCCCATTTACCAGACTAG
- the rsmG gene encoding 16S rRNA (guanine(527)-N(7))-methyltransferase RsmG: protein MSETKKPLLPEMLQMWQKTLSWQPDAGHLLEFQRLYELILEGNQQLNLTRITEPRDFWEKHLWDGLRGVSPLWTNADDWRVIDIGTGAGFPGLPVAIARPDWQITLLDSTGKKTAFVQSVIDKLGMENAVTHR from the coding sequence ATGAGTGAAACCAAAAAGCCACTATTGCCCGAAATGCTGCAAATGTGGCAAAAAACCCTTTCCTGGCAGCCCGATGCAGGGCATCTACTAGAATTCCAGCGTCTTTACGAGCTAATTTTAGAGGGCAACCAACAGCTAAATTTAACTAGGATTACCGAACCGCGAGATTTTTGGGAAAAACATCTTTGGGATGGGTTGCGCGGCGTGTCCCCATTGTGGACAAACGCCGATGACTGGCGGGTAATTGATATCGGAACCGGGGCTGGGTTTCCCGGTTTACCCGTGGCGATCGCCCGTCCCGACTGGCAAATCACCCTCCTCGACTCCACCGGCAAAAAAACCGCCTTTGTCCAGAGCGTCATTGATAAATTGGGTATGGAAAATGCCGTCACTCACCGGTAG